Proteins found in one Cellulomonas palmilytica genomic segment:
- a CDS encoding class I SAM-dependent methyltransferase: protein MTLQADAPQRAIDPDKLMSFVFRAVDEVGATRNTALVVMGDQLGYYRALADGRAVTPAELAERTGTGEPYAREWLAAQAAGGYVEYDAETRRYTLPAEHAVALADPTSPAYLPGFFQLAHGTVRDAPEILAAAIDGDGLGWHAHNRDVHHGCERFFRTMYNGHLIGEWLPALEGVVAKLEAGARVADVGCGHGASTILMAKSFPSSTFVGSDYHAQSIEVARARAAEAGVADRVTFEVAPATGFSGTGYDLVAMFDCLHDMGDPVGAARYVRQALADDGTWMVVEPMAGDHVEDNLNPVGRTYYGFSTLLCTPASLSQDVGLALGTQAGPARIRDVATTGGFTRFGTAAATPFNNVFEIRP, encoded by the coding sequence GTGACCCTCCAGGCGGACGCGCCGCAGCGCGCCATCGACCCCGACAAGCTCATGTCGTTCGTGTTCCGCGCCGTCGACGAGGTCGGCGCGACCCGCAACACCGCGCTCGTCGTCATGGGCGACCAGCTCGGGTACTACCGCGCCCTCGCCGACGGCCGCGCGGTGACCCCCGCGGAGCTCGCCGAACGCACGGGCACGGGTGAGCCGTACGCCCGCGAGTGGCTCGCCGCGCAGGCCGCGGGTGGGTACGTCGAGTACGACGCCGAGACGCGCCGGTACACGCTGCCCGCGGAGCACGCGGTCGCGCTCGCGGACCCGACGAGCCCCGCATACCTGCCGGGGTTCTTCCAGCTCGCGCACGGCACGGTCCGCGACGCCCCGGAGATCCTGGCCGCGGCGATCGACGGTGACGGCCTGGGGTGGCACGCGCACAACCGCGACGTGCACCACGGCTGCGAGCGGTTCTTCCGCACCATGTACAACGGCCACCTCATCGGTGAGTGGCTGCCCGCCCTGGAGGGCGTGGTCGCGAAGCTCGAGGCCGGCGCGCGCGTCGCGGACGTCGGTTGCGGGCACGGGGCGTCGACGATCCTCATGGCGAAGTCGTTCCCGAGCTCGACGTTCGTCGGTTCCGACTACCACGCGCAGTCGATCGAGGTCGCGCGTGCGCGCGCCGCCGAGGCGGGCGTCGCGGACCGCGTGACGTTCGAGGTCGCCCCCGCGACCGGGTTCTCCGGCACGGGGTACGACCTGGTCGCGATGTTCGACTGCCTGCACGACATGGGCGACCCGGTCGGGGCGGCCCGGTACGTGCGTCAGGCGCTCGCCGACGACGGCACGTGGATGGTCGTCGAGCCCATGGCGGGCGACCACGTCGAGGACAACCTCAACCCCGTGGGCCGCACCTACTACGGGTTCTCGACGCTGCTGTGCACGCCCGCGTCGCTGTCCCAGGATGTCGGGCTCGCGCTCGGCACGCAGGCCGGCCCGGCGCGCATCCGGGACGTCGCGACGACGGGTGGCTTCACGCGGTTCGGCACCGCGGCGGCCACGCCGTTCAACAACGTGTTCGAGATCCGGCCGTGA
- a CDS encoding alpha/beta fold hydrolase → MSHGPRVAPVVQPTVVGGAPVRTGHDERAGSSSGLPSASRAADPDRVGVVERGADGAEPVRIAYRVYGDARPGPTVVLVPTWSIVPSDFWKLQVGYLARHFRVVTFDGRGSGASSRPRGAAAYTDTEYAADLLAVLDATTTSAAVLVSLSCGAAWSVHVAAKHPERVLGLVAIASSCGVSVPTPGRDHVPWDVPLDTTDGWAKYNKHYWLGGGYDEFVEFFFGRMFSEPHSTKQIEDCVAWAHEITPQVLADTTAGRLGCDGAVCESIEPLARAVTCPVLVVHGSDDRIRPLAFGERLAELTRGELVVLDGAGHGPPARDPVKVNHLLKEFVERVAPPLPSSDPASPPPARRTWTHAARRTPRVLYLSSPIGLGHAQRDVAVAGALRELRPDVQVDWLAQHPVTRVLAQHDEHVHPASAWLRNESRHVEHEAGEHDLHAFQTIRRMDAVLVSNFMVFADVVADGEYDLVVGDEAWEVDHFLHENPELKRFSFAWMTDFVGWLPMPDGGAREVALTADYNAEMIEHRARFARVRDRSVFVGSPDDVVDEEFGPGLPSIRSWTAENFDFAGYVTGFDAVAAAAGAATVRESLGVHPGERLCLVSVGGSGVGEPLLRRVLAAVPAARALVPDLRFAVVAGPRIDPASLPVPDGATVLGYVPDLYRLSAACDVAVVQGGLTTCMELTALRKPFVSVPLRHHFEQTYHVRARLERYGAGRYLDYDDALDPDGLATAVADALAGDVEYRPVETDGALRAARLLADLV, encoded by the coding sequence GTGAGCCACGGCCCCCGGGTCGCCCCGGTCGTCCAGCCGACGGTCGTCGGCGGGGCGCCCGTGCGCACGGGTCACGACGAGCGTGCGGGCTCGTCGTCGGGTCTGCCGTCCGCGAGCCGGGCGGCGGACCCGGACCGCGTCGGGGTGGTGGAACGTGGGGCCGACGGTGCGGAGCCCGTCCGGATCGCGTACCGCGTCTACGGTGACGCGCGGCCTGGCCCGACGGTCGTGCTCGTCCCGACGTGGTCGATCGTCCCGTCGGACTTCTGGAAGCTGCAGGTCGGGTACCTCGCGCGGCACTTCCGGGTCGTGACGTTCGACGGGCGCGGCAGCGGCGCGTCGTCGCGTCCCCGGGGCGCCGCGGCGTACACCGACACCGAGTACGCCGCCGACCTGCTCGCCGTCCTCGACGCGACGACGACGAGCGCCGCCGTGCTCGTGTCGCTGTCCTGCGGTGCCGCGTGGTCGGTGCACGTCGCCGCGAAGCACCCCGAGCGTGTGCTCGGGCTCGTCGCGATCGCGTCGTCGTGCGGCGTGTCCGTCCCGACGCCGGGCCGTGACCACGTCCCGTGGGACGTCCCGCTCGACACCACCGACGGGTGGGCGAAGTACAACAAGCACTACTGGCTCGGCGGCGGCTACGACGAGTTCGTCGAGTTCTTCTTCGGCCGGATGTTCTCCGAGCCGCACTCGACCAAGCAGATCGAGGACTGCGTCGCGTGGGCGCACGAGATCACGCCGCAGGTCCTCGCGGACACCACCGCGGGGCGGCTCGGCTGCGACGGCGCCGTGTGCGAGTCGATCGAGCCGCTCGCGCGCGCCGTGACGTGCCCCGTGCTCGTCGTGCACGGGTCCGACGACCGCATCCGGCCCCTCGCGTTCGGCGAGCGGCTCGCGGAGCTCACGCGCGGCGAGCTCGTGGTGCTCGACGGCGCGGGGCACGGGCCGCCCGCGCGTGACCCGGTCAAGGTGAACCACCTGCTCAAGGAGTTCGTCGAGCGCGTCGCGCCGCCGCTGCCCTCGTCGGACCCCGCGTCCCCGCCGCCCGCTCGGCGGACGTGGACGCACGCCGCGCGCCGGACCCCGCGAGTGCTGTACCTGTCGTCCCCGATCGGGCTCGGCCACGCGCAGCGCGACGTCGCGGTCGCCGGCGCTCTGCGCGAGCTGCGCCCCGACGTGCAGGTCGACTGGCTCGCGCAGCACCCGGTCACCCGCGTCCTCGCGCAGCACGACGAGCACGTGCACCCCGCGTCCGCGTGGCTGCGCAACGAGTCGCGGCACGTCGAGCACGAGGCCGGCGAGCACGACCTGCACGCGTTCCAGACGATCCGACGGATGGACGCCGTCCTGGTGAGCAACTTCATGGTGTTCGCGGACGTCGTCGCGGACGGCGAGTACGACCTCGTCGTCGGCGACGAGGCGTGGGAGGTCGACCACTTCCTCCACGAGAACCCCGAGCTCAAGCGGTTCTCGTTCGCGTGGATGACGGACTTCGTCGGCTGGCTGCCGATGCCGGACGGCGGTGCGCGCGAGGTCGCGCTGACCGCCGACTACAACGCCGAGATGATCGAGCACCGGGCGCGGTTCGCCCGGGTGCGCGACCGTTCGGTGTTCGTCGGGTCGCCGGACGACGTCGTGGACGAGGAGTTCGGGCCCGGTTTGCCGTCGATCCGGTCGTGGACCGCGGAGAACTTCGACTTCGCGGGCTACGTCACGGGGTTCGACGCGGTGGCGGCCGCCGCCGGGGCCGCGACCGTGCGGGAGTCGCTGGGCGTGCACCCGGGCGAACGGCTGTGCCTCGTGTCCGTCGGCGGGTCGGGGGTGGGGGAGCCGCTGCTGCGGCGCGTGCTCGCGGCCGTGCCGGCGGCGCGTGCGCTCGTGCCGGACCTGCGGTTCGCCGTCGTCGCCGGACCCCGCATCGACCCCGCGTCGCTGCCCGTCCCCGACGGCGCGACCGTGCTCGGCTACGTGCCGGACCTGTACCGGCTGTCCGCCGCGTGCGACGTCGCCGTCGTGCAGGGCGGGCTCACCACGTGCATGGAGCTCACCGCGCTGCGCAAGCCGTTCGTGTCCGTGCCGCTGCGCCACCACTTCGAGCAGACGTACCACGTGCGTGCCCGGCTCGAGCGGTACGGCGCCGGCCGGTACCTCGACTACGACGACGCGCTCGACCCGGACGGCCTCGCGACCGCGGTCGCGGACGCGCTCGCCGGGGACGTGGAGTACCGACCGGTCGAGACCGACGGTGCGCTGCGCGCCGCGCGGCTGCTGGCCGACCTCGTGTGA
- a CDS encoding GNAT family N-acetyltransferase encodes MATETVSAADERTAGDVHVLDNAAWHSLTGAHARFARGNDLVLRYDPEVSPFTAVRDWGHPDVWDAIVELVGPGALFPVSGDAPTLPDGWVVERQLGGVQLVETDALQPRPDDEAVVLGADDVPEMLALVKRTQPGPFAPRTHELGRYVGIRREGRLVAMAGERLQPGGWTEISAVCTDAAHRGQGLATRLVLDVAHHVHERGDRALMHAAESNTGAIAIYERLGFRLRRRTTFGVVRTPGAPRD; translated from the coding sequence GTGGCGACCGAGACGGTGAGCGCAGCAGACGAGCGCACGGCGGGCGACGTCCACGTGCTCGACAACGCCGCGTGGCACTCGCTGACCGGGGCGCACGCGCGCTTCGCGCGGGGCAACGACCTGGTGCTCCGCTACGACCCGGAGGTGTCGCCGTTCACCGCGGTGCGCGACTGGGGGCACCCGGACGTGTGGGACGCGATCGTCGAACTCGTCGGTCCCGGCGCGCTGTTCCCGGTCTCGGGCGACGCGCCGACGCTCCCGGACGGCTGGGTGGTCGAGCGACAGCTCGGCGGCGTGCAGCTCGTCGAGACCGACGCCCTGCAGCCCCGTCCCGACGACGAGGCCGTGGTGCTCGGCGCCGACGACGTGCCCGAGATGCTCGCGCTCGTGAAGCGCACGCAGCCCGGCCCGTTCGCGCCGCGCACGCACGAGCTCGGCCGGTACGTCGGCATCCGGCGCGAGGGCCGGCTCGTCGCGATGGCGGGCGAGCGCCTCCAGCCGGGCGGCTGGACGGAGATCAGCGCGGTGTGCACCGACGCCGCGCACCGCGGTCAAGGGCTCGCCACGCGACTCGTGCTGGACGTCGCGCACCACGTGCACGAGCGCGGAGACCGCGCGCTGATGCACGCCGCGGAGTCCAACACGGGCGCCATCGCGATCTACGAGCGGCTGGGCTTCCGGCTGCGCCGCCGCACGACCTTCGGTGTGGTCCGCACGCCGGGCGCCCCGCGCGACTGA
- a CDS encoding SWIM zinc finger family protein, whose amino-acid sequence MTRAFTSRSRVDGDGVALGLAPALTPEGVVEDPSFFHGFAAHPQVLARGLLTLADVTATRYFQYTPSSLRDPVLTAHGDRLRAECFSSCNGVYARLDLLPDAFDSGELSHGTTNVDVGVETRVALSGVGRDRLLHLDVGRGGLTVSSPEATATERPVQMPGRWVRALGNVAELHRGLDPAFTVGAAPAKAFVASLPAATSTARTAWLVPDRVGVRLSNRRTTGGVLVAGLHRLSAAKRLLPHVTGLTVYGAAEPGPVVVELALPGARLVLGLTDEAWRGHSGEGSLLTALAGPTVAEDADLVSALLAFEPVVDVPRLARGADLDEERVHAALAVLAADGRVGWDLHDGAYFHRELPHDPERVEKDNPRLVSARRLVEAGAVRPVEGGWSVRSRTGGPDHRVSSGHLSSGHLSSGRCTCPWFLRHGTGRGPCAHLLAVRILEETA is encoded by the coding sequence ATGACCAGGGCGTTCACGAGCAGGTCGCGTGTCGACGGCGACGGGGTGGCGCTCGGCCTGGCGCCCGCGCTCACGCCGGAGGGCGTGGTCGAGGACCCGAGCTTCTTCCACGGCTTCGCGGCGCACCCGCAGGTCCTCGCGCGCGGCCTGCTGACGCTCGCGGACGTCACGGCGACCCGGTACTTCCAGTACACGCCCTCGTCGTTGCGTGACCCGGTGCTCACGGCGCACGGCGACCGGCTGCGCGCCGAGTGCTTCTCGTCGTGCAACGGCGTGTACGCGCGGCTCGACCTGCTGCCCGACGCGTTCGACTCGGGCGAGCTGTCGCACGGGACGACGAACGTGGACGTGGGGGTCGAGACGCGGGTCGCGCTGTCGGGCGTGGGGCGCGACCGGCTGCTGCATCTGGACGTGGGGCGCGGCGGGCTGACGGTGTCGAGCCCGGAGGCAACCGCGACGGAGCGTCCCGTCCAGATGCCGGGGCGCTGGGTGCGGGCGCTGGGCAACGTCGCGGAGCTGCACCGCGGCCTGGACCCCGCGTTCACGGTCGGCGCCGCACCGGCGAAGGCGTTCGTGGCGAGCCTGCCCGCTGCGACGAGCACGGCGCGCACCGCGTGGCTCGTCCCCGACCGTGTCGGCGTCCGGCTGTCGAACCGACGAACGACGGGCGGGGTGCTCGTCGCCGGGCTGCACCGGTTGAGCGCGGCCAAGCGCCTGCTCCCGCACGTCACCGGGCTCACCGTGTACGGCGCGGCGGAGCCCGGGCCGGTCGTGGTCGAGCTTGCGCTGCCCGGTGCGCGTCTGGTGCTCGGGCTCACCGACGAGGCATGGCGGGGTCACTCCGGCGAGGGGTCGCTGCTGACCGCGCTCGCGGGGCCGACCGTCGCGGAGGACGCCGACCTGGTGAGCGCGCTGCTCGCGTTCGAGCCGGTGGTCGACGTGCCGCGGCTCGCGCGCGGCGCCGACCTCGACGAGGAGCGCGTGCACGCGGCGCTGGCCGTGCTCGCGGCGGACGGTCGCGTGGGCTGGGACCTGCACGACGGCGCGTACTTCCACCGCGAGCTGCCGCACGACCCGGAACGCGTCGAGAAGGACAACCCGCGCCTGGTGAGCGCCCGCCGGCTCGTCGAGGCCGGTGCGGTGAGGCCCGTCGAGGGCGGCTGGTCGGTGCGCAGCCGCACGGGCGGCCCCGACCATCGCGTGTCGTCCGGGCATCTGTCGTCCGGGCATCTGTCGTCCGGGCGCTGCACGTGCCCGTGGTTCCTGCGGCACGGCACCGGGCGCGGCCCGTGCGCGCACCTGCTCGCCGTTCGCATCCTGGAGGAGACCGCGTGA
- a CDS encoding DUF6318 family protein yields MAACTDTGTSSPPEAPATTSAAATPDATASPTPTPDPSPRPTVGLPDVTVAPTPPAALDGPPTEENAAAVAEYYMSLFPYMYATGNSSEWERLAGESCGYCSGALTDLSAKVSVGRHAEGGQFEFEARGSSTFDDKEFFAWVVFVQHPSRALDGSGTVVEDFPDTTRVRAQVTLAWDGSTWSVIGVDPRKVESL; encoded by the coding sequence CTGGCAGCATGCACCGACACGGGGACCTCAAGCCCTCCCGAAGCACCAGCGACCACCTCGGCAGCCGCGACCCCGGACGCCACCGCATCCCCGACCCCGACGCCCGACCCGTCACCGAGGCCGACGGTCGGACTTCCCGACGTCACCGTCGCACCGACGCCGCCCGCTGCCCTCGACGGTCCCCCGACCGAGGAGAACGCGGCCGCCGTCGCCGAGTACTACATGTCCCTCTTCCCGTACATGTACGCGACGGGGAACTCCTCGGAGTGGGAACGCCTCGCCGGCGAGAGCTGCGGATACTGCTCGGGAGCCTTGACGGACCTGAGCGCGAAGGTCTCTGTTGGCAGGCACGCCGAGGGCGGTCAGTTCGAGTTCGAGGCTCGCGGGTCCTCCACCTTCGACGACAAGGAGTTCTTCGCGTGGGTCGTCTTCGTCCAGCACCCATCGCGCGCACTCGACGGGTCAGGCACGGTGGTTGAGGACTTCCCGGACACCACAAGGGTCCGGGCTCAGGTCACCCTGGCGTGGGACGGCTCGACCTGGTCCGTGATCGGCGTCGATCCTCGGAAAGTCGAGTCGCTGTGA
- a CDS encoding TM2 domain-containing protein encodes MSTDYPGPPTPPPGDGQPYPAQPPAYPSGAPTYGAPVYGAPAYGAPQGPPVYPGAPVGESDKSFIATWLLAYFLGIFGVDRFYLGKVGTGLAKLFTLGGCGIWALVDLILVLAGVQKDKFGRTLQGYEQHKKLAWIVTGVLVALGIVSSALNPPDFSSLNDNAAAVVQVQD; translated from the coding sequence GTGTCCACGGACTACCCCGGCCCCCCGACGCCGCCCCCCGGCGACGGCCAGCCCTACCCGGCCCAGCCGCCGGCGTACCCCTCCGGCGCGCCCACCTACGGCGCGCCCGTCTACGGTGCCCCCGCCTACGGCGCCCCGCAGGGTCCGCCCGTGTACCCCGGTGCGCCCGTCGGTGAGTCCGACAAGTCGTTCATCGCGACGTGGCTCCTCGCGTACTTCCTCGGCATCTTCGGCGTCGACCGGTTCTACCTCGGCAAGGTCGGCACCGGCCTCGCGAAGCTCTTCACGCTCGGCGGCTGCGGCATCTGGGCGCTCGTCGACCTGATCCTCGTGCTCGCCGGCGTCCAGAAGGACAAGTTCGGCCGCACGCTGCAGGGCTACGAGCAGCACAAGAAGCTCGCGTGGATCGTCACGGGCGTGCTCGTCGCCCTCGGCATCGTGTCCTCGGCGCTCAACCCGCCGGACTTCAGCAGCCTCAACGACAACGCCGCGGCGGTCGTCCAGGTCCAGGACTGA
- a CDS encoding lipase family protein — protein MSPSQPTARQRWRAVPWLVAGAPRWVRVLVGVALLGLGLFLVARPLTALGALGLYVGLSAMASGVADLLERGPGRWSWVGGVLWLVGGLLVAVWLGRDVDLLVPAVAVLLVVSGVLDLVALVRDRSADRVLGALFGLAQVAWGVMALWWPDVALVVIAILFGARTVVFAVGLLWRATVRESVRPAARSDEGGRRLPGLRWAAGVLVVLVSGGALWVSHQFRAGVPVADSFYDAPTEVPAEPGRLVRWDAYSGDLPEGLRGYRILYTTTASDGTDALASGVLAVPVADDEPAPLVAWAHGTVGVARGCAPSLRRDAISSDSIPATDALAERGWAMVATDYTGMGTQGRFPYLVGTGEGHSVLDSARAARQVPGVRLADETVVWGHSQGGHAALWAGQLASSYAPDLDVVGTAALSPAADPLALAQVVHDNPGAGTALAVSFVATAYAQTYPDIDLDEVVAPSARTIVREAATRCTSEASTLLTVLTGLAVARDQPILRSAPTTGAIGERLRENVPTGPWSAPLFVGHGTDDGVVPYRLTQEYLPALCASGADVEPHAYEGRSHLDVLGADSPLGADLVAWTSARLAREPATTNCS, from the coding sequence GTGAGCCCTTCGCAGCCGACGGCGCGTCAGCGGTGGCGCGCGGTCCCGTGGCTCGTCGCGGGTGCGCCGCGGTGGGTCCGGGTGCTGGTGGGCGTGGCGCTGCTCGGGCTGGGGCTGTTCCTGGTGGCGCGTCCGCTGACGGCGCTCGGGGCGCTCGGGCTGTACGTCGGGCTGAGCGCGATGGCCTCCGGCGTCGCGGACCTGCTGGAGCGTGGTCCGGGGCGGTGGTCGTGGGTCGGCGGGGTCCTGTGGCTCGTCGGCGGGCTCCTGGTCGCGGTCTGGCTCGGGCGGGACGTCGACCTGCTCGTGCCCGCGGTCGCGGTGCTGCTGGTCGTCTCGGGCGTGCTCGACCTCGTCGCGCTGGTGCGTGACCGCTCCGCCGACCGCGTGCTGGGGGCGTTGTTCGGCCTCGCGCAGGTCGCGTGGGGCGTGATGGCGCTGTGGTGGCCGGACGTCGCGCTCGTCGTGATCGCGATCCTGTTCGGCGCGCGCACGGTGGTGTTCGCGGTCGGGCTGCTGTGGCGGGCGACCGTACGGGAGTCGGTGCGGCCCGCCGCACGGTCCGACGAGGGCGGGAGGCGGCTGCCGGGGCTGCGGTGGGCCGCGGGCGTGCTCGTCGTGCTGGTGTCCGGCGGTGCCCTGTGGGTGAGCCACCAGTTCCGCGCGGGCGTCCCGGTCGCGGACTCGTTCTACGACGCGCCCACCGAGGTCCCGGCGGAGCCCGGTCGGCTCGTGCGCTGGGACGCGTACTCCGGCGACCTGCCCGAGGGTCTGCGCGGATACCGCATCTTGTACACCACGACGGCGAGCGATGGTACAGACGCCCTGGCGTCCGGTGTCCTGGCCGTCCCGGTGGCCGACGACGAGCCCGCGCCGCTCGTCGCGTGGGCGCACGGGACCGTCGGTGTCGCGCGCGGCTGCGCACCTTCGCTGCGACGCGACGCGATCTCGTCGGACAGCATCCCCGCGACCGACGCCCTCGCCGAGCGCGGCTGGGCGATGGTCGCCACCGACTACACCGGCATGGGCACGCAAGGCCGGTTCCCGTACCTCGTCGGGACCGGCGAGGGGCACTCGGTGCTCGACTCCGCACGCGCCGCCCGGCAGGTCCCCGGCGTCCGGCTCGCCGACGAGACGGTGGTCTGGGGGCACTCGCAGGGCGGACACGCCGCGCTGTGGGCCGGTCAGCTCGCGTCGTCGTACGCGCCCGACCTCGACGTCGTCGGGACCGCCGCCCTGTCCCCCGCGGCCGACCCGCTCGCCCTCGCGCAGGTCGTCCACGACAACCCCGGCGCGGGCACCGCGCTCGCCGTGTCGTTCGTCGCGACCGCGTACGCGCAGACCTACCCCGACATCGACCTCGACGAGGTCGTCGCACCGTCCGCCCGGACGATCGTGCGCGAGGCCGCGACCCGCTGCACGAGCGAGGCCAGCACCCTGCTCACCGTCCTCACCGGCCTCGCCGTCGCGCGCGACCAGCCGATCCTGCGCTCGGCGCCCACGACCGGTGCGATCGGCGAGCGGCTGCGCGAGAACGTCCCGACGGGTCCCTGGTCCGCGCCCCTGTTCGTCGGGCACGGCACCGACGACGGGGTCGTGCCCTACCGGCTCACGCAGGAGTACCTGCCCGCGCTCTGCGCGTCCGGTGCGGACGTCGAGCCCCACGCGTACGAGGGCCGCTCGCACCTCGACGTGCTGGGTGCCGACTCCCCGCTCGGCGCCGACCTGGTCGCCTGGACGAGCGCACGGCTCGCGCGCGAGCCGGCAACCACGAACTGCAGCTGA
- a CDS encoding cation:proton antiporter family protein, translating into MADIALYLGAALAGGLIAVLLRLPPLVGFLAAGFALGAAGAPHLPYLEPIADLGVVLLLFAIGLKLDVRSLLRREIWLTTAVHMLISVAIAVGLLGLLSVIGFGYVAAESFGALALVGFALSFSSTVFVVKVLDDRSDTTSLYGRIAVGVLVMQDVAAVIFLSLSSGEPPSPWALLLALLFPSARLLHRIWDRVGHGELQALFGVVVAVVLGYGLFELVGIDGDVGALVVGVLLSTHPQAGELSRSLMTFKDLMLVAFFVQIGLHGTPHLLEIGLALILLLLLPLQVGAYAVVLWFMRLRRRTSFLAGLVLSNFSEFGIIVAAVGASTGLLDEHWVVVVSLAVAFSFGVSAIVNRRGVELATWLSRLLPSRDAERLHPDDRLVDIGNADALVLGLGRVGASTYARLRDEHGLSVVGVEHDSTRYAALRDEGYDVVRADATDLEFWARVKRAGRVKVAVLAMPFHNANLIALARLHAAGFTGKVAAIARYDDDVAELERHGADSVFHLYGSAGFALADHAAEVLLAQPPGRSGPHPVVDPEDERDVLTPLTRDVESA; encoded by the coding sequence GTGGCCGATATCGCCCTGTACCTCGGTGCGGCACTCGCGGGAGGCCTCATCGCCGTCCTGCTGCGCCTGCCCCCGCTCGTCGGTTTCCTCGCCGCCGGCTTCGCGCTCGGTGCCGCGGGCGCGCCGCACCTGCCGTACCTCGAGCCGATCGCGGACCTCGGCGTGGTGCTGCTGCTGTTCGCGATCGGCCTCAAGCTCGACGTGCGGTCGCTGCTGCGGCGCGAGATCTGGCTGACGACCGCCGTGCACATGCTCATCAGCGTCGCGATCGCCGTCGGGCTGCTCGGGTTGCTGTCCGTCATCGGGTTCGGGTACGTCGCGGCCGAGTCGTTCGGCGCGCTCGCGCTCGTCGGCTTCGCGCTGTCGTTCTCCTCCACGGTGTTCGTCGTGAAGGTGCTCGACGACCGCTCCGACACCACGTCCCTGTACGGCCGCATCGCGGTCGGTGTGCTCGTCATGCAGGACGTCGCCGCCGTCATCTTCCTGTCGCTGTCGAGCGGCGAGCCGCCGAGCCCCTGGGCGCTGCTGCTCGCGCTCCTGTTCCCGAGCGCACGGCTGCTGCACCGGATCTGGGACCGCGTCGGGCACGGCGAGCTGCAGGCGCTGTTCGGCGTCGTCGTCGCGGTCGTCCTCGGGTACGGGCTGTTCGAGCTCGTCGGGATCGACGGGGACGTCGGCGCGCTCGTCGTCGGGGTGCTGCTGTCCACGCATCCTCAGGCGGGCGAGCTGTCCCGCTCGCTCATGACGTTCAAGGACCTCATGCTCGTGGCGTTCTTCGTGCAGATCGGTCTGCACGGCACGCCGCACCTGCTCGAGATCGGCCTCGCGCTGATCCTCCTGCTCCTGCTGCCGCTGCAGGTCGGCGCGTACGCCGTCGTGCTGTGGTTCATGCGGCTGCGGCGGCGCACGTCGTTCCTCGCGGGGCTCGTGCTGTCGAACTTCTCGGAGTTCGGCATCATCGTCGCCGCGGTGGGCGCGAGCACGGGGCTGCTCGACGAGCACTGGGTCGTCGTCGTGTCGCTCGCGGTGGCGTTCAGCTTCGGCGTCTCCGCGATCGTGAACCGCCGCGGTGTCGAGCTCGCGACGTGGCTGTCGCGCCTGCTGCCGTCGCGCGACGCCGAGCGCCTGCACCCCGACGACCGGCTCGTCGACATCGGCAACGCCGACGCGCTGGTGCTGGGCCTCGGCCGCGTCGGCGCGTCCACGTACGCGCGGCTGCGCGACGAGCACGGGCTGTCGGTCGTCGGCGTCGAGCACGACAGCACGCGGTACGCCGCGCTGCGCGACGAGGGCTACGACGTGGTGCGCGCCGACGCGACCGACCTCGAGTTCTGGGCCCGCGTCAAGCGCGCCGGACGGGTCAAGGTCGCGGTGCTCGCGATGCCGTTCCACAACGCGAACCTCATCGCGCTCGCGCGGCTGCACGCGGCCGGGTTCACGGGCAAGGTCGCGGCGATCGCGCGGTACGACGACGACGTCGCCGAGCTCGAGCGGCATGGCGCCGACTCCGTGTTCCACCTGTACGGCTCCGCGGGGTTCGCGCTCGCGGACCACGCCGCCGAGGTGCTGCTCGCGCAGCCGCCGGGCAGGTCGGGGCCGCACCCCGTGGTCGACCCGGAGGACGAGCGCGACGTGCTGACCCCGTTGACGCGGGACGTCGAGTCCGCCTGA